A genomic stretch from Bacillus sp. N1-1 includes:
- a CDS encoding MBL fold metallo-hydrolase has protein sequence MEGVMNLLTVSEFDGVQAVKGTFQLGGVRMNVYMYLVDELLIDCGPSRLQKEISDFLSNERYTQIILTHHHEDHTGNASIVPASIPIYIHPTGIPLCRDKPHLPLYRRVFWGSRKPFTPQGIERRIKTKHHTFELLHTPGHAPDHLALLEQNQGWLFTGDLYVMSHPKSIFAFESIPDVIQSLHYVLRYDFDTVFCSHAGVLQNGRKRLEEKLHYLLSIQNQVLQKHSDGKPASVIQKELFPDRHVLNYFSLFENSSKHIITSILHKNGLQ, from the coding sequence GTGGAAGGTGTGATGAATTTGCTCACCGTTTCAGAATTTGATGGGGTTCAAGCGGTAAAAGGAACGTTTCAACTTGGGGGCGTTCGAATGAATGTCTATATGTACCTTGTTGACGAACTTTTAATCGACTGTGGCCCAAGTCGGCTTCAAAAAGAAATCAGTGATTTTCTTTCAAATGAACGTTATACCCAAATAATCTTAACGCATCACCATGAAGATCATACTGGGAATGCCTCAATCGTACCTGCGTCGATTCCAATCTACATTCATCCGACCGGGATCCCTCTTTGTCGCGATAAGCCTCATCTTCCACTGTACCGAAGAGTATTTTGGGGATCTAGAAAGCCTTTTACGCCACAGGGAATTGAGCGTCGCATTAAAACGAAGCATCATACATTTGAATTGCTTCATACGCCGGGGCATGCGCCTGATCATCTTGCTCTACTTGAACAGAATCAGGGCTGGCTGTTTACTGGTGATCTTTATGTGATGAGTCATCCTAAAAGCATTTTTGCGTTTGAATCTATACCGGACGTGATTCAATCCCTTCATTATGTTTTACGTTATGATTTTGACACCGTTTTTTGTTCTCATGCGGGCGTTTTGCAAAATGGACGGAAGCGACTGGAAGAAAAGCTTCATTATCTTCTTTCCATACAAAACCAGGTTCTCCAAAAACACAGCGATGGAAAGCCTGCCTCTGTCATTCAGAAGGAACTTTTTCCTGATCGACATGTCCTCAATTACTTTTCTCTATTTGAGAATTCATCCAAGCATATTATTACGTCGATCTTACATAAAAACGGATTACAATAG
- a CDS encoding GGDEF domain-containing protein — MKRVENEVNVRTQNDHSIETILSLFRWVFLVIAGVYYYFLLQGTSLSFLVLFLFGVVYMTIAEFALHRTPLNSRRYQYMTKLSVVFDYVAFLWLIALTGGAESSLFPIAYLIILHVAVYWKFIGGMVAALLLGGGYTGVLIFSGYSFTGEGLVVYLLDFMFLIFIGLLGGIIVSRERMMRSKNTQLEDIARKDFLTELYNHRSFQEDLRYCAEQGNPVLVVLSDIDYFKAVNDQFGHMVGDNVLRKIGDIFKKQIGTSGRAYRYGGEELAILLDATNIEEAKERLENIQLAIRNTTFTAEGDRFSITMSFGTALFPFENGITPCLKLADERLYLAKKQGRNIIYWYDQYIEKSSRLKL; from the coding sequence ATGAAAAGGGTTGAAAATGAAGTGAATGTGAGAACACAAAACGATCATTCGATAGAAACGATTTTATCCCTATTTCGATGGGTTTTTCTCGTTATTGCAGGTGTATATTACTACTTTCTCTTACAAGGAACGAGCCTCTCTTTTTTAGTTTTGTTTTTATTTGGTGTCGTTTATATGACGATTGCTGAATTTGCGCTTCACCGTACTCCTTTGAACTCAAGAAGATATCAATATATGACTAAATTGAGCGTGGTTTTTGATTACGTTGCGTTTCTCTGGTTGATTGCCCTTACTGGTGGTGCAGAAAGTTCTTTGTTTCCCATCGCTTACTTAATTATTTTACATGTAGCCGTGTATTGGAAATTTATCGGCGGTATGGTTGCAGCTCTTTTACTTGGCGGAGGGTATACTGGTGTTCTTATCTTTAGTGGTTATTCGTTTACCGGCGAAGGGCTTGTTGTATATCTTTTAGACTTTATGTTTTTAATTTTTATTGGGTTATTAGGGGGGATCATCGTTTCGAGAGAGCGAATGATGCGCTCGAAAAACACGCAGCTAGAGGACATTGCTCGAAAAGATTTTTTAACAGAACTCTACAATCACAGGTCCTTCCAAGAAGATTTACGCTACTGTGCTGAGCAAGGGAATCCGGTACTTGTTGTTCTTTCGGATATTGATTATTTTAAAGCGGTTAATGATCAATTTGGACATATGGTTGGTGATAATGTATTGCGTAAAATTGGTGATATTTTCAAAAAACAAATCGGAACGAGTGGAAGAGCGTATCGGTATGGAGGAGAAGAACTTGCCATTCTACTTGATGCCACTAATATAGAAGAAGCGAAAGAACGTCTTGAGAATATTCAACTAGCGATTCGGAATACAACGTTTACAGCGGAAGGTGATCGCTTTAGCATAACAATGAGCTTTGGCACAGCACTTTTCCCATTCGAAAATGGCATTACGCCTTGTTTGAAGCTTGCAGATGAACGTTTGTATTTAGCAAAGAAACAGGGGAGAAATATCATTTACTGGTATGACCAATATATAGAAAAAAGCTCGCGTCTCAAACTTTAA
- a CDS encoding FAD-dependent oxidoreductase — protein sequence MREVDIAIIGGGIAGILAARKLMKAGFEVLVLDKSKSVGGRLATRRIDGGRADHGAQFFTVRTDSFQQLVDEWETNGWVSKWFGQKHARYKATNGMNQLVKNLASEVPLQNKFKVNRIIRDDEKYVVIPEEGEQVTSSAILLTPPAPQTVKLLESSDVLFSEHTMKSLRNIHFDPALVCLITLKGELAFLSPEGHKDTDLPDGIERVVDSRAKGISEEQILTIYATADFSKAYYDHGDDVILDEILSRIDLLLPNKFISGRQLKRWRYAQADHVYPHPFLQMSMSEAVFVSGDAFLHEEDETGKTRIESAVISGLSVADAMQQFLNGKAST from the coding sequence ATGAGAGAAGTTGATATTGCCATCATAGGTGGCGGTATTGCTGGAATTTTGGCGGCTAGAAAGCTAATGAAAGCTGGATTTGAAGTACTTGTACTTGATAAAAGCAAAAGCGTCGGTGGTCGTCTCGCAACACGAAGGATTGACGGTGGCCGCGCTGATCATGGGGCGCAATTCTTTACCGTTCGAACCGATTCGTTTCAGCAGCTAGTCGATGAATGGGAGACGAATGGCTGGGTATCAAAGTGGTTCGGACAGAAACATGCGAGATATAAAGCAACAAACGGAATGAATCAACTAGTGAAAAATCTCGCAAGTGAAGTCCCGCTCCAGAACAAGTTTAAAGTGAACCGCATCATTCGCGATGATGAGAAATATGTGGTCATTCCTGAGGAAGGTGAGCAGGTAACATCCAGTGCGATACTTCTGACGCCACCAGCACCTCAAACGGTAAAATTATTGGAAAGCAGTGATGTGCTTTTTTCAGAACATACAATGAAATCACTTAGGAACATCCATTTCGATCCTGCGCTCGTTTGTCTTATTACGTTAAAGGGTGAACTCGCTTTTCTTTCACCTGAAGGTCACAAGGACACAGATTTACCTGATGGAATTGAGCGTGTTGTGGATAGTCGTGCTAAGGGAATCTCTGAGGAACAAATCCTAACCATTTATGCAACGGCTGATTTCTCCAAAGCTTATTATGATCATGGGGATGATGTTATCCTAGATGAAATATTATCGAGGATAGATCTTCTCCTTCCAAATAAATTCATTAGTGGTCGGCAGTTAAAAAGATGGCGCTACGCTCAGGCAGATCACGTCTATCCTCATCCGTTTCTACAGATGTCTATGAGTGAAGCTGTTTTCGTTTCAGGAGATGCTTTCTTACATGAAGAGGATGAAACAGGAAAAACGCGAATCGAAAGTGCGGTAATATCAGGGCTATCTGTCGCCGATGCCATGCAGCAGTTTTTGAACGGGAAGGCTTCTACGTAA
- the msrB gene encoding peptide-methionine (R)-S-oxide reductase MsrB encodes MSTNYELATFAGGCFWCMVEPFEEMPGIQSIVSGYTGGEKPYPTYEEVISKSTGHVEAVQITFDPNIFPYSKLLDLFWRQIDPTDAGGQFFDRGDTYITAIYTHNEEQERLAEQSRKDLEASGRFSKPIVTKILPAKPFYPAEEYHQDYHKKNPAHYNRYKKGSGRADFIEKNWAFEKNDDELRSRLTDIQYEVTQKNGTERPFQNEYYDNAKPGIYVDIVSGEPLFSSTDQYDAGCGWPSFTQPINNHFVKEKKDFSHFMIRTEVRSKEADSHLGHVFNDGPGENGLRYCINSAAMKFVPKESLEEEGYGEYRVLFE; translated from the coding sequence ATGAGTACGAATTATGAGCTTGCAACATTTGCTGGAGGTTGCTTCTGGTGTATGGTTGAACCATTTGAAGAAATGCCTGGCATTCAAAGCATCGTATCGGGCTATACAGGTGGAGAAAAGCCTTATCCAACATACGAGGAAGTGATTTCAAAATCGACAGGGCACGTAGAGGCCGTCCAAATCACATTTGACCCAAATATTTTCCCATATAGTAAATTGCTTGATCTGTTCTGGCGTCAAATTGATCCGACAGATGCAGGAGGGCAGTTCTTTGATCGCGGTGACACGTATATTACAGCGATCTACACCCATAATGAAGAGCAAGAGCGGCTTGCTGAACAGTCACGTAAAGATCTAGAAGCAAGCGGTCGTTTTTCAAAACCGATCGTGACAAAAATTCTTCCAGCTAAACCATTTTACCCTGCTGAGGAATATCATCAGGATTACCATAAGAAAAATCCTGCTCACTACAATCGCTACAAAAAAGGATCAGGTCGTGCTGATTTTATAGAAAAAAACTGGGCTTTTGAAAAGAACGATGACGAGCTTCGCAGCCGTCTTACAGACATTCAATATGAAGTAACACAAAAAAATGGTACAGAGCGTCCGTTTCAGAATGAGTATTACGATAATGCAAAACCAGGTATCTATGTGGATATCGTATCAGGTGAACCGTTGTTTAGCTCAACCGATCAGTATGACGCAGGATGCGGCTGGCCAAGTTTTACACAGCCGATCAACAATCATTTTGTCAAAGAAAAGAAAGACTTCAGTCACTTTATGATTCGAACAGAAGTACGAAGTAAGGAAGCGGATTCTCATCTCGGCCACGTCTTTAATGATGGACCCGGAGAAAATGGCCTGCGCTACTGCATCAATTCAGCAGCGATGAAATTCGTTCCGAAAGAAAGTCTAGAAGAAGAAGGATACGGCGAATACCGAGTATTATTTGAATGA
- a CDS encoding aminopeptidase — protein MATFQENLQKYADLAVKVGVNIQKGQTLVVSAPLTSAEFVRNIAESAYEAGAKNVHVEWNDESLTRIKYDKAPDEAFKEFPTWKAKGFEELAENGAAFLSITSSNPDLLKGVDPERISNASKTAGKAMEGYRNYIMSDHNSWSVVAVPSKAWAEKVFPKAPEDEQEAKLWEAIFQATRVSTGNPVQAWKEHSANLEQKVDYLNAKHYSKLHYRAPGTDLTIDLPQAHQWVGGISENVKGDHFVANMPTEEVFTIPHKNGVNGVVSSTKPLSYGGTVIEDFTLTFEEGRIIKAEAKQGNETLQHLIETDEGAHYLGEVALVPHDSPISNAGIIFFNTLFDENASNHLAIGNAYSFCLQGGKTMSKEELEAAGANESVTHVDFMIGSEEMDIDGIKEDGTSEAVFRKGNWAI, from the coding sequence ATGGCTACGTTTCAAGAGAATCTTCAGAAATACGCAGATCTAGCGGTAAAAGTTGGCGTAAATATTCAAAAAGGACAAACGCTTGTCGTAAGCGCTCCTCTCACATCAGCTGAATTTGTGCGTAATATTGCAGAAAGTGCTTATGAAGCTGGCGCAAAGAATGTTCACGTTGAGTGGAATGACGAAAGCTTAACTCGTATTAAGTATGACAAAGCACCCGATGAAGCATTCAAGGAGTTTCCAACATGGAAAGCAAAAGGATTTGAGGAGTTGGCTGAAAACGGTGCTGCATTCCTTTCGATTACATCTTCCAACCCAGACCTTTTAAAAGGAGTCGATCCTGAACGAATTTCGAATGCTAGCAAAACAGCAGGAAAGGCAATGGAAGGCTATCGTAACTACATTATGTCTGATCACAATAGCTGGTCTGTTGTCGCTGTTCCTTCGAAAGCATGGGCCGAAAAGGTTTTCCCTAAGGCACCAGAAGACGAACAAGAAGCAAAGCTGTGGGAAGCCATTTTCCAGGCGACTCGTGTATCAACAGGAAATCCGGTTCAAGCATGGAAAGAACATAGCGCAAACCTTGAGCAAAAAGTGGATTATTTAAATGCTAAACATTATAGCAAGCTCCACTATCGTGCGCCAGGCACTGATCTTACAATTGACCTTCCACAGGCTCATCAGTGGGTAGGTGGCATTAGTGAAAATGTGAAAGGCGATCATTTTGTCGCAAACATGCCGACAGAAGAAGTGTTCACCATTCCACATAAAAACGGCGTAAACGGCGTTGTTTCCTCAACAAAGCCGCTAAGCTATGGTGGAACAGTGATTGAAGACTTTACGCTTACATTTGAAGAAGGTCGCATCATTAAAGCTGAAGCGAAGCAAGGCAATGAAACGCTTCAACATCTTATCGAAACAGATGAAGGCGCACACTACCTCGGTGAAGTAGCGCTCGTTCCTCATGATTCACCTATTTCTAATGCGGGAATCATTTTCTTTAACACGCTTTTCGATGAAAATGCTTCGAATCACCTTGCGATTGGGAATGCTTATTCTTTCTGCCTTCAAGGTGGTAAGACCATGTCGAAAGAAGAGCTTGAAGCAGCAGGAGCGAACGAAAGCGTCACCCACGTTGACTTTATGATTGGTTCTGAAGAAATGGATATTGACGGAATCAAAGAAGATGGAACAAGTGAGGCAGTGTTCCGAAAAGGGAACTGGGCGATCTAG
- a CDS encoding alpha-L-glutamate ligase, translating into MSAKVFIIHENEEWTKPLKQELEALHVPYEDWFLSEGSLDLSDVPPDGIFYNRMSASSHTRDHRYAPEYTAAVLEWLESHGRRVLNDSRALTLEVSKVAQYAALRKHGIVTPKTIASVGKDHLAKAADAFSEPFITKHNRAGKGLGVQLFNNPETLKAYVKSDAFEDSIDGITLLQQYISSPDESITRCEFVGGKFLYAVRVDTSEGFELCPADACQVGDTFCPTTEEPKPKFEVIENFNHPVLANYEAFLKANGIAFAGIECIQNERGDLFTYDVNTNTNYNAEAERKAGVSGMKAIADTLAQELSNLHSLQK; encoded by the coding sequence ATGAGTGCGAAAGTATTTATCATCCATGAAAACGAAGAATGGACAAAACCTCTCAAGCAAGAACTTGAGGCGCTTCATGTCCCATACGAAGACTGGTTTCTTAGTGAAGGAAGCCTTGATTTAAGTGATGTACCGCCAGACGGTATTTTCTATAATCGCATGAGTGCTTCTTCTCATACGCGTGATCATCGTTATGCTCCTGAATACACGGCAGCAGTACTCGAATGGTTGGAGAGTCACGGTCGAAGAGTATTAAATGATAGCCGTGCCCTTACTCTTGAAGTAAGCAAAGTGGCACAATATGCAGCCCTGAGAAAACATGGCATCGTTACACCAAAAACCATTGCTTCCGTTGGGAAGGATCATCTTGCAAAAGCAGCGGATGCGTTTTCTGAACCGTTTATTACAAAACACAACCGAGCAGGTAAAGGGCTCGGCGTTCAGCTATTTAACAATCCTGAGACGCTGAAAGCTTATGTTAAGAGCGATGCTTTTGAAGATTCGATTGACGGGATTACATTGCTTCAACAGTACATTTCTTCACCTGACGAATCCATAACGCGATGCGAATTCGTAGGTGGTAAGTTTCTATATGCTGTTCGCGTTGATACGTCAGAAGGCTTTGAACTTTGTCCTGCAGATGCGTGCCAGGTTGGCGATACTTTCTGCCCTACAACGGAGGAGCCGAAGCCTAAATTCGAAGTCATCGAAAACTTCAATCACCCTGTTCTCGCTAATTACGAAGCTTTCTTAAAAGCAAACGGCATTGCCTTCGCAGGGATTGAATGCATTCAAAATGAACGTGGAGATCTCTTTACTTATGATGTGAACACAAATACAAACTACAATGCAGAAGCAGAAAGAAAAGCAGGGGTTTCTGGTATGAAAGCGATCGCTGACACGCTAGCTCAAGAACTTTCTAACCTCCATTCTCTACAAAAATAA
- a CDS encoding HD domain-containing phosphohydrolase, with product MNGRWKKELESEELLNIIFAYASRITIENNLDRLLLLMADMGRDMTVADRCMLWLYDEQKDELWAKVAERAKEVRIPASSGLAGYVFQTAEPLVIEDAYQDDRFHADMDITYNYRTKSVMVIPLKNKQNQTLGVYQVINKLTKEGVFTTRDVKKISLAASYTAQALESVLMNMEMEEAQREIIFKMGEIGEVRSKETGSHVKRVAEYAKLLAIKSGLSEEQADLIKVASPMHDIGKVAIADAILNKPGKLSEEEYLAVQAHASIGYHLLENSKRTILKAAAIIAKEHHERWDGKGYPEGLSGEEIHIYGRIVAVADVFDALATDRPYKKAWALEDILTHFKNEKGKQFDPSLIDVFLENLHGFLQIKKRYED from the coding sequence ATGAATGGCCGCTGGAAGAAAGAGCTTGAATCAGAGGAACTTCTCAATATCATCTTTGCTTACGCATCGCGTATTACGATTGAGAACAATCTTGATCGCCTTTTGTTGCTGATGGCAGATATGGGGCGGGATATGACGGTTGCCGATCGCTGTATGCTGTGGTTATATGATGAACAAAAAGACGAGCTATGGGCGAAGGTGGCAGAGAGGGCGAAGGAGGTTCGTATACCTGCTTCAAGCGGTTTAGCGGGGTATGTTTTTCAGACGGCAGAACCGCTTGTTATTGAAGATGCCTATCAAGACGATCGGTTTCATGCAGACATGGATATAACGTACAACTATCGAACGAAGTCCGTTATGGTTATTCCACTAAAAAATAAGCAGAACCAGACGCTAGGAGTTTATCAAGTGATTAATAAATTAACGAAAGAGGGTGTATTTACGACCCGTGACGTTAAAAAAATAAGCCTCGCCGCCTCTTATACTGCCCAGGCACTTGAATCGGTACTTATGAATATGGAGATGGAGGAAGCACAAAGAGAAATTATTTTCAAAATGGGAGAAATCGGTGAAGTTCGTTCAAAGGAAACAGGCTCTCACGTCAAGCGCGTAGCGGAGTATGCAAAGCTTCTAGCTATTAAATCTGGTTTAAGCGAAGAACAAGCAGACCTTATCAAAGTCGCCTCGCCAATGCATGATATCGGCAAAGTAGCGATTGCCGATGCGATACTAAACAAGCCAGGCAAACTTTCGGAAGAGGAATATCTTGCAGTTCAGGCACATGCGAGTATCGGCTATCACCTTCTTGAAAATTCAAAACGAACCATACTAAAAGCGGCAGCGATCATTGCCAAAGAGCATCATGAACGTTGGGATGGAAAAGGTTATCCTGAGGGACTAAGTGGAGAGGAAATTCATATTTATGGCCGAATTGTTGCGGTAGCCGATGTATTTGATGCTCTTGCCACCGATCGACCTTATAAAAAAGCGTGGGCTCTAGAAGATATTCTTACTCATTTTAAAAATGAGAAAGGAAAGCAGTTTGATCCATCGCTAATTGACGTCTTTTTGGAAAATCTGCATGGCTTTCTCCAAATAAAAAAACGATACGAAGATTAA
- a CDS encoding DUF2515 family protein — protein MKLSFPLFQSANKKEMPLMKELKGACHSSPPALTLTGEEVKLTRIIREQTERANRNNVTRTKAYLDFYLKHPEIHWAFLAHIVSRNAGWTMTDLKGEYLPRFLSADDQYAFFSFLERGNWLIFQDAYPQLLIYEESLKVKKPLFHLLSAFHVSSFMKVVWNRFWNDKASDILSVALIINEQHYIDSRIINDQHFNQTVFNTLPFQIQNVFNMNVLLFPMIRNGSIQLIGEPANHFLYVKERIELGKRLYQLIFSKHSILNEILEWSTRYSHTGSRKDFWPELFHSLKEGQPDEKRVLEQCSLKKGPRLYSPLLSVWKDVHHDLPDRKDWFVNTSSLSLFKLPDPDFSGNAAKIYCRSLHLLESLL, from the coding sequence GTGAAGTTATCGTTCCCCTTATTTCAATCAGCGAATAAAAAGGAAATGCCTCTTATGAAGGAATTGAAAGGGGCCTGCCATTCATCACCTCCCGCTCTTACTTTAACGGGTGAAGAAGTGAAGCTAACAAGAATCATTCGCGAACAAACAGAGCGAGCCAATCGAAATAACGTTACGCGCACGAAAGCGTATCTCGATTTTTATTTAAAGCACCCAGAAATTCACTGGGCATTCCTTGCCCACATTGTTTCCCGGAATGCCGGGTGGACAATGACTGATTTAAAAGGAGAATATCTCCCTCGCTTTTTATCAGCAGATGATCAGTACGCTTTCTTTTCCTTTCTAGAACGAGGGAACTGGCTAATTTTTCAAGATGCGTATCCGCAGCTGCTGATCTATGAAGAAAGTCTTAAGGTGAAAAAGCCACTTTTTCACCTCCTATCAGCCTTTCACGTTTCTTCTTTTATGAAAGTCGTTTGGAATCGCTTCTGGAACGACAAAGCCTCAGACATCCTTTCAGTGGCCCTCATCATTAACGAGCAGCACTATATCGATTCACGTATCATAAATGATCAGCACTTTAACCAAACCGTTTTTAACACACTTCCTTTTCAAATACAAAATGTGTTCAATATGAACGTTCTCCTCTTCCCAATGATTCGGAACGGCTCGATTCAACTCATCGGAGAACCTGCCAATCATTTTCTTTATGTGAAAGAACGGATTGAACTTGGAAAACGTCTTTATCAACTTATTTTTTCTAAGCATTCGATTCTAAATGAGATTTTAGAGTGGTCAACACGTTACTCTCATACTGGCTCACGAAAAGACTTCTGGCCTGAGCTTTTTCACTCACTAAAAGAAGGGCAACCAGACGAAAAACGCGTCCTCGAACAATGCTCGCTCAAAAAAGGACCTCGTCTTTATAGTCCTCTTCTATCTGTATGGAAAGATGTACACCATGATTTACCTGATCGCAAGGATTGGTTCGTCAACACTTCTTCGCTTTCACTTTTCAAATTACCCGATCCTGATTTTTCAGGAAATGCTGCAAAGATCTACTGCCGATCTCTTCACTTACTAGAAAGTCTCTTATGA
- a CDS encoding DUF3100 domain-containing protein, giving the protein MWKRKWGIWVAELRGIWKDWRLHLLVLVIVALTEWIGVFQFTVGPGVILLLPMLYAMLIGLGLFFTPVIKKAQALNAEPLIVLGVTLLIAKIGVIIGPSLPKLIEAGPALLLQEFGNLGTIFIALPIAVLLGLKRESIGMTHSVAREPNVGLIVDKYGFNSPEGRGVMAIYIFGTVFGAVFMGVISGFLATITPLHPLSFAMASGIGSGSMMAAASGSLVAAFPAFSDDIIAFAGASNLLSLSTGLYMSIFIGLPLTEKMYQLMTREKSSHNVGKGA; this is encoded by the coding sequence ATGTGGAAAAGGAAATGGGGGATATGGGTGGCAGAACTTAGGGGGATTTGGAAAGATTGGCGATTGCATTTACTTGTATTAGTCATTGTTGCGTTAACGGAGTGGATAGGCGTTTTTCAGTTTACGGTTGGACCAGGCGTGATCTTACTGTTACCGATGCTATATGCCATGCTCATTGGACTTGGTTTGTTTTTTACCCCAGTCATTAAAAAAGCACAGGCGCTAAATGCTGAACCGCTTATTGTGCTAGGTGTGACCTTGCTTATTGCGAAAATAGGGGTGATTATTGGTCCTTCACTACCGAAGTTAATTGAGGCGGGACCTGCTTTGCTGCTCCAGGAATTCGGGAATTTAGGCACGATTTTCATTGCTCTTCCGATCGCTGTTTTACTGGGATTGAAAAGAGAAAGCATTGGTATGACGCATTCTGTAGCAAGAGAGCCAAACGTTGGGTTGATTGTTGATAAATATGGCTTCAATTCACCTGAAGGACGAGGCGTAATGGCGATTTATATTTTTGGGACAGTTTTTGGAGCTGTGTTTATGGGCGTTATCTCCGGATTCCTTGCGACGATTACACCACTACATCCGCTTTCATTTGCGATGGCGTCTGGGATAGGAAGTGGAAGTATGATGGCAGCTGCAAGTGGCTCGCTCGTTGCTGCTTTTCCTGCATTTTCCGATGATATTATTGCATTTGCAGGCGCGAGTAATTTGCTGTCGTTATCAACGGGGTTATACATGAGTATTTTTATAGGTCTTCCATTAACAGAAAAGATGTATCAGCTCATGACAAGAGAAAAATCATCGCATAACGTGGGGAAGGGGGCATAA
- a CDS encoding dicarboxylate/amino acid:cation symporter translates to MKKILRGYLNASLIIKITVALMLGIAVGLIFGENAAVLAPFGDLLIKLLSFLIIPLILFTLIVGVNQTKLSNLGRMGGKVFLYYVLTSALAIIVGLTVANLFNPGTGLSIDPDQSFDVPDNPGIVSVLLNIVPSNIVTAFSEMNLLGIIFTAFAFGIAIAALRKSEEHGELGEHLYKVVEGLNEATFKIMNVILQYVPIGIFAIIAKTIGNQGVDTILSLGNMIAVLYIALIAQIGIYVLFLLVFKVSPKEFFRNASKPMITAFVTQSSSGTLPLTMNAAKGLGISKSLYSFSLPLGATINMDGAAIRIAISAVFAANVVGSPLSFTDMVMVVIVGTLASIGTAGVPGAGIVMIATVFAQVGLPMETVALLTAVDALVGMGATGLNVTGDLVGASIINRKKDQ, encoded by the coding sequence ATGAAGAAGATCTTAAGAGGCTATTTAAACGCTTCGTTAATTATAAAAATTACGGTTGCACTTATGCTCGGAATAGCAGTAGGACTCATATTTGGTGAAAATGCAGCGGTTTTGGCACCATTTGGAGACTTATTAATTAAATTGCTATCGTTTCTTATCATTCCACTTATTCTATTTACATTAATCGTTGGTGTCAATCAAACGAAACTAAGTAACCTTGGTCGCATGGGCGGAAAGGTGTTTCTTTATTACGTCTTAACATCTGCACTAGCGATTATTGTTGGATTAACAGTAGCGAACTTGTTTAATCCAGGTACGGGTTTATCGATAGATCCAGATCAATCATTTGATGTACCGGATAATCCAGGCATCGTCAGCGTGCTGTTAAACATTGTGCCATCAAACATTGTGACGGCATTCAGCGAGATGAATCTCCTTGGGATTATCTTTACTGCCTTTGCTTTTGGGATCGCCATTGCTGCGTTACGGAAATCGGAAGAACATGGGGAACTTGGCGAACACCTTTATAAAGTGGTTGAAGGCTTAAATGAAGCCACATTTAAAATCATGAACGTTATTCTGCAATATGTTCCCATTGGGATCTTTGCAATCATTGCGAAAACAATTGGTAACCAGGGAGTGGATACAATTCTCTCGCTCGGAAATATGATCGCAGTGCTCTATATTGCGTTGATTGCACAAATCGGTATCTATGTTCTATTCTTACTGGTGTTTAAAGTAAGTCCGAAAGAGTTCTTTCGTAACGCAAGTAAGCCGATGATTACGGCTTTCGTGACGCAAAGTAGCTCTGGAACCTTGCCGCTTACGATGAATGCGGCTAAGGGATTAGGCATCTCGAAAAGTCTTTATAGCTTTAGCTTGCCACTTGGCGCAACGATTAATATGGACGGAGCGGCTATTCGAATTGCGATTTCTGCAGTATTTGCGGCGAACGTCGTTGGCTCACCGCTTAGTTTTACAGATATGGTGATGGTCGTGATCGTTGGAACGCTTGCATCGATTGGTACAGCAGGTGTTCCAGGTGCAGGTATTGTTATGATTGCAACCGTGTTTGCGCAAGTAGGTTTACCAATGGAAACCGTTGCTTTATTAACGGCTGTAGATGCTTTAGTTGGCATGGGAGCCACAGGTCTTAACGTAACAGGGGATCTTGTTGGCGCGAGCATTATTAATCGAAAAAAAGATCAGTAA